In the Carcharodon carcharias isolate sCarCar2 chromosome 8, sCarCar2.pri, whole genome shotgun sequence genome, acatttagaatattgtgagcaattttgggccccatatctcaggaaggatgtgctggccctggagaaggtccagaggaggttcacgagaacgatcccaagaatgaaaggcttaacatatgaggaacgtttgaggactctgggtctatactcgatggagtttagaaggatgaggggagatctgattgaaacttacagaatactgaaaggcctggataaagtggacttggggaagatgtttccattagtaggagagactaggacccgagggcacagcctcagaataaagggaagaccttttagaacagagatgaggagaatcttctttagccagagagtggtgaatctatggaattcattgccacagaaggctgtagaggccaggtcattgagtgtatttaagaccaagatagataggttcttgattggtaaggggatcaaagtttacggggagaaggcgggagaatgaggttgagaaacttatcagccatgattgagtggcagagcagactcgatgggctgaatgacctaatttctactcctatgtcttatggtcttatggtctaaatcaTACTGTAGCTAACCTCCATCCCATAGCTAGTTATTAATTTGCGCTGAAAAGAACCCTTCCAGTATATGTACAGCCATTTCTGCTTCATAGAAATGTGTGCATCAATTCAGAGAGGATGTGATTTTTTGAGAATTGAAAGTAAGCTTTTGTCACATTGTTCTTTTGTTTTGTAGCTCCTCTGTTGGTTGCTACATTTCCTCTTGGATCTGGCCGATAGAAAGTCTGGACCATTATGATAGATATTGTTTTGACTGTAACCAGCACAGCGTTCAGTTGTCAGAATAGAGTCACTATGGCATAGAAGGCGGCCACTTttcccatcaagtccatgccagttcTCTTTAGATCAACCCAGTCAGTGCCATTtccagaccccacccccaccactgctccatcctcatagccctgcaagtttatttccctcaagtgaaatccaattttcttttgaaatcattgcttATCTCCactaggcagtgagttccaggtcgtTGCCACTTGCTGTGCAAAAAGTTCATCCTTACATTACCCCTAtgtctaagaacataagaaaaaggagcaggagtagaccataatgctccatgagcctgctccaccattcaatatgatcatggctgatctcctgtcttaactccacttttctgcccactccccatatcctttgatacccCGAGAGACCAAAAACCTATCTCAGACTTCAAGGTACTCAATGTTGGACATTCACAACCTTCTGGGATAGAGATTTCCAAATGTTTCGcaaacctttgagtgaagaagtgtcTCTTCATTTCAGGCTGAAGTGATAAGCCCCTTATCGCGAGACTGTTCCCTCGTGCTCTCGATCCCCCAGCCAGGTGAAACAACCTCTcattgtctaccctgtcaagccccttcagaatcggGTATGGTTGCCACTTTATGAATTAaaaggccattgaatatttttcaaaatatttttcaaCTGCTGTGTGTTCCCGAATGATATCAACAAGACGATGCAAATGATAGTGTTTGGAAAAATGTCATTGTGTTGTGTATGCGCGGCATTGCAACGAAACCAATGTTCGGCCCTTCTGTTTCTCCAGGAATAAGGAGTGTCTCTTCACTCAAGTGTACTCGTTGGTTAGAGTGTATTATTCACGGCTGATTGTCATTCCGTAAATGCGTGGATGTTGGTACAAAGGTACATTTCTTCCCATCCCTGGGAGAAAACAATTCATTTGTACATTATTCACTTGTACACCACAATACAAATCTCCAATAATGTATTTCACTTGCGCCCTGAATCCTGAGAAATGGCTTCTCCAAACCCTCGTTTTGCATCAGGTTTCTGCTGATGCTCAAAGTCTGTTCCAGGAACACTGCAATACCATTTGCTGCACAGTTGTTTCCGGAAAGGCGGTCCTTGTTGTGTCAGACATTTATGCTAATCACGCGGAGCTCTGCGCTTTTTAATCCACGCCCAGGCAGTGCAGATAGAGAATAGTGTCTGAATCTTTCGTAGAGCGGGACAAAGATAAGGGTAAGTAACACTCCCAcgctcttgtttttttttaaagctttcatTCCTTAGCATTTGTATATTACAGCATCCAAACATTTCTTGAATTTGCACGTATTTGGATTAATGGTCCGATCATATTCGTAATTTTAGCAGTTTTGCTGAGCAATCATATCCTTTATTAAAAATAGTAACGGATGAAGGTGTTACAGTATTTAGACAAAGGCGTGTATAAATCTTCGGGGCCGAATCGTTGAAGGGTTGAAAATTCAATGGGATTACAAATTTTGAATTCTTGGAACCAGATTGTTTAATTTCAAATTCTGTGTATTGGGAGGTTTTCTTTTGATTCcctgttttatttcaaattcaGAGTTACATGAAATTCAACCATCTAATtctcttaatttttattttttgaacAATAACACCAAAAATCTGAATCTGAATTGATGTCTTTCAGCAGGGCGGCTCCCATTGACAACAATGCTAAACAGAGGAATGTAGGATTAGCGTGATCTTAATACAATCTTTGGGAGGAAAAATCTGCAGAGCCAAATTCGCGAAACATAATGTTAAAATTTATGCTTTCCTGTAGGGCTGATAACCGCTTGTAGTCTTCTATACAGTTTCATGCTGTGCTTCGTTGAGTATTAATACTCGTTTTTATTTGTCAAACTCCTGGTTAAAGCAGTTTTCGCACAAAAAGGCCATATTTGAGATATTATTCAAGGACAAATGTTTCATACTAATTTCTAGTGTGTGCTTTGTATTCACAATAAGTGACTTTATATGCCGCATTGCACAGTATAGTCTTTGATAGTGACTTTATTTTGCAGCAGACGCCATGTCAGACAAACCAAATCTTTGCGAAATCATACAATTTGATAAGAAAAAGCTGAAGAAGATAGAAACCAAAGAGAAAAATCCTCTGCCAACAAAAGAGAGTAAGTATGTCAAAGCTCGAGCCAAGCCTTCGGACTGCTGACCACACCTGTACGATACTGAAGGATAATTATACATTGTTATCATTTGGCGTGAAATGGTGTGAAACGTACATAATTGTTGTTTAATACTGCAGAATATTTTAATGCATGGTATAATAGCAAACAATGGGTTGTGTCCAAACGCATATGTATGATTTTATTTTACTCGAAAGGTTATTGTTATAGGAACCCTGCTCAGGCAGTTGAAATTAGATTGCATAGGTTTTGCTAATAGGTCAGTTTCTTTTTGTTTCAGCAATTGAAGAGGAAAAGAGGCAAGAATCAGCTTCATGAATGTGAAATGGAGGAGAtgcaacttttattttttttaagttgaCTGGTTTTCGTTTCAAACCCTTACTGCTAACTGACTTGCGGATGGGACTCTGTTGTAGCATTCAGTCCACTCCCAAGATGGGGACTACTCCCTGTATTGCACCAAGGGACCAACTTATCAATATAATGGTGTTTGAACCATTCAGTGATAGGAAACAATGTATCTGCACACTAAACATGTGAAgtcagttttatttttatttgtgtatTTAACATCAATCTTTCCATGGACACTTCTATGCTTAACATCTTACAAaactaataaaaaaaacaatgaaataaCCAAATGTGTGGAATAGTTTAGATTTTTTTTCTTGCCCTTTCTCATCCCAAATAAATCTTTACAGGTAATTGGCAAAATCCATCTGGGGTTTTTTTCATTAAAGACTCCCAAGTGAAATGATGCATCTGATAAATGTTTGCCCATCTTGGAGACACTAGTTGAATGAACATTGTAGTAGTTTACTGGCATAATTTTTCAGAATTTTACTAAACATATATTAAAGAGACGAGGCAACAGTCAAGTGGCTGAGAAATAGTTATTTTTGAATGTTTAACAGCACTTTCAATTAATTTTCATATTAACATATAATACCTGTAATGAAAATGATGTATGGTGGTCCTCCATCATAGGTTGCATCAGTCAGAAGCCTACAATTTATATTTTGTTCTAGTTATGATTCATTTTTGACCCCAGCTCTAGGATGCTACTCATTATCACCAAGCTGAGACAAAACAATCTGTTCTCAGCCATTTGCAAGACAACTCAACAAATGATTTattttctccttcctcccagaggAACTTCCTCAAACTATACAGTGAAGAGTAAATATTATCGATACAAGTTTATGTTCTGTTTTCATTCTGCAATGTTACAACTGCAATGTTACATCTTCAATGTATTATGGTGTTCAATGTAGATATCCTTTCATATAATTGTAACAAACAATGCTTGGGTTCTTGATAGTCTGTAAATAAATCCATACAGTATTATCTGGTATAGCTCTAAAGGTGCTATaaatcctccttaaatatatgGAAAAGTTCTGTTTAGGCTCTGTAAAGGATCTATAATTGATTTAAACAGTCATTGTGCACATAATTCAGAAGAATGTGTCCTTTTTGAGAATCTCTGTCCAATACATTAATTGTCATATGTGTCACCACTGAATTGTTCTAATCAAAGTGATAGTTCTGGCCTGGCAATAGCATTTAAAGGGCTATTGTAACAGAAAGTGTGACGGTTATATGATTTGTGGATTTTGTTTCCAATTCTTGAagaacattttaaatttaatttttccaGAAGACACCATTTTTTTAATGGATACTTCCTATAGAATTGCACATTTTTTCCAAATAACCATTTTGTAAGTTTGAAAGATTACAATAAATGGAAGTTGCATCAGTCAGAAGCCTACATTTTATATGTTGTTCTAGTTATCATTCATTTTTGACCCCAATTCTGTGATGCTACTCATTATCCCAAGCTGAGGCCAGGCAGCCTGTTCCCAGCCATTTGCAATACAACTCAactaatgattttttttcttctccctcccagaggAATATCCTCAAACTATACAGTGAAGATCAAATATTATCAGTACAAGTTTGTGTTCTGTTTTCATATTGCAATGTTACAGCTGCAATGTATGATGGTGTTTATCCTGAAATTAGTTATCCTGAAATATAATTGTAACAAGCAACACTTGGCTTTTTGATACCCTGAATAAATGCATACAGTATTGTCTGGTACAGCTCTGGAAGTGCTACAAATCATCTCAAAATCCCCAACCTAAGGAGGATATATAAATCTTCTGGAAATCAGCTAAAAGTAAGTTTGGGCTTGACTGGATGATCTATCCTCTATCCTCACGGTTAAATGTCTAAGCTCATACAAAATATTGGTTGGAAGATGGCTGCTGCTGAAACCTGTGGAAGTTATGCTGACTTACATCATCACTTTCAGGAGACAGGAATAAGGAAAATTTGTGGAGAAAGGGGCAAGCTTGATAATAATTCATTCATATTGCTtaattttattacattttatttACATAAGGATTTAAGATTTATTCCATTAAATTATTTTGTTAATTTTCCACAACATAACCTTCAAATTTATAATTAATTTGTCTTCCCTTTTTACCATTAATTTTATAACATAAAAACAATGGCAGACTTACTGGAACCAAAAAAAGGACTCTGGTTTAGTTACAATAGAATGCTGATATTGTTAATTAATAAATTGGCAATAGTTACGATTAACTGAACAGATAAAATACAAAGGAGTTCGTAACATAtaaggtgattttttttaaagacataTTTTCATCATTGACTTTCCATCGTTGAGGTTTCAAAATATCTAGACCTTATCTCTGTGATGACGTATGAATTTCCTGAGACCCGGGAGAGAGTCACTGGACACAATAGCCCTCTCTATGGTAGCCCTGTCGACAtaggtgattttttttacagTCATGTTGTCCGTTCATTTTTGAAAACTGTTACTGCACAATTAGTCCTAGGCCAGCGGATTCCTTATGCAGTCAAGGGTATATTTCCACGCGGCTTTCCATATTCAAACCATGCAAAGTTATTAACACTAAGAAACACATGCATGCTGCAGTTTCTAGACTGAAAATACTGAAGAATTTCAACTGCACAATAAGTTTCGAATAAATAACATTTAAACAAATAACAtctttgacaaatattttaaaaatcctttttaaTTTTTAGATCCGCTGCTGTGTTTGTACACAATGTCAGTTGAAGGTAAAATGTTTTCAATATCTTTTGCTATGCATTGGTTTACTGCTCTAAAAATGTCGAAGTGCGGAGCCTCAATGATCTTTCAAGACTTATACTCGGAACAATAGCACCTTTATGACAAAGCAGTGGGCTGGGAGAAATAGAAGGTCTATCAGCAGATCTAATATTTTTCATATCGAGTATCACATCTAATATGCATATAGAAAAGGTCCCAACGTAGACAATGTGAGTCAGCTAGCCAGATGGGCAATTGATTTTGGAACATTTTGAGCTTGGAACAGCTGGCATCACAGTGGAACAGACGAGGCAATTCTTAAGTCTTTGTTGAAGGGTGCAGACAAATTTATGAAGAAATGAGGCTGATATAATGCCAACTTATAACCACTGTGCTGCTGGATATTACCTGTACTTAAGTGATTATTCATATTTTCCTCTTGCTTGCAATTAAAAAGCATATTAAATATAAgcactttttttaaataaaagtgctATTGCGTGGCTTGTATAATTTTAAATGGTGCTCAATTATGTCCACAATCTACTTGAATATTGTACACGGTGATCTGTTTTTTGCGCTGTGCTCTGTGCTGGTTGTTACATTGTGTCTGGAAAAATAGTCAGCTGATGGTATTGATGTCTGCACCAAACAGACTGCACGTTTAGCTGGTCCAGGCATAATCAGCAGTGCTGGATTAGTTCCCAGGGTGAACACAATGAACAACAACATAAGGTGTCTTTTACAATCAGAAACATTATGTTAT is a window encoding:
- the LOC121281085 gene encoding thymosin beta-10-like isoform X1, which produces MKVIELILDDSGQLILRSGEIKSMKEKVRGKPHKADAMSDKPNLCEIIQFDKKKLKKIETKEKNPLPTKETIEEEKRQESAS
- the LOC121281085 gene encoding thymosin beta-11-like isoform X2, with amino-acid sequence MSDKPNLCEIIQFDKKKLKKIETKEKNPLPTKETIEEEKRQESAS